The Paenibacillus tianjinensis genome has a window encoding:
- a CDS encoding CLC_0170 family protein, giving the protein MIRLLAWSIMVLLFAALVLLAVDRNIYRSSGWTREQRFTSILGWTYTVAALLILSGLLIYL; this is encoded by the coding sequence ATGATCCGATTATTAGCCTGGAGCATTATGGTTCTGCTGTTTGCTGCGCTGGTGCTGCTGGCAGTGGACCGGAACATCTATAGGTCTAGCGGCTGGACCCGGGAACAAAGGTTCACGTCCATCCTGGGCTGGACCTACACCGTTGCAGCTTTGCTGATCTTGAGCGGTCTGCTGATTTATCTGTAG